One Aegilops tauschii subsp. strangulata cultivar AL8/78 chromosome 7, Aet v6.0, whole genome shotgun sequence genomic window carries:
- the LOC141027038 gene encoding protein FAR1-RELATED SEQUENCE 5-like, whose translation MIVGLRNERWTMTFFVVEHTHPLMEQPERVRYYRSHCKIPTEDYQLLLTLHDVNLSTSDCMGVLGRVHGGDTRILPYLKRDVSNERAKIWQAITFRDMDMTVKYFEGRKAENPEYFFAKQKYPATNSVTALLWVDGRTRLLYPNYKDCVFFDTTFCTNRYNMPFSPIVGVNNHLQTIALGCALLQDETTETFRWVFEQWMVAMDIEHPTNIMIDQDQSMATTIEQVFPNICHRCCKFHVFSNARSKLGR comes from the coding sequence ATGATTGTTGGTCTTAGGAATGAGAGATGGACCATGACTTTCTTTGTTGTAGAGCATACACATCCACTGATGGAACAACCGGAGCGTGTTAGGTACTACCGCTCACACTGCAAGATACCTACCGAGGATTACCAACTCTTGCTGACGTTGCATGATGTCAACCTGTCCACTTCAGATTGCATGGGTGTGCTTGGTAGGGTCCATGGAGGTGACACCAGGATACTCCCGTATCTGAAGAGAGATGTTTCGAATGAACGTGCAAAGATCTGGCAAGCGATAACATTCCGAGACATGGATATGACAGTCAAGTACTTTGAGGGGAGGAAGGCCGAGAATCCAGAGTATTTCTTTGCGAAGCAAAAATATCCTGCCACAAACTCCGTGACTGCATTATTGTGGGTTGATGGGAGAACAAGGCTATTGTACCCGAATTATAAAGACTGTGTATTCTTCGATACAACCTTCTGCACCAATAGATACAACATGCCTTTTTCACCTATAGTTGGGGTCAACAACCACCTTCAAACCATTGCTCTCGGATGTGCCTTGTTGCAGGATGAGACAACTGAAACATTTAGGTGGGTGTTTGAGCAGTGGATGGTTGCAATGGATATCGAGCATCCAACCAACATAATGATCGACCAGGACCAATCAATGGCAACAACTATTGAGCAGGTGTTCCCAAACATTTGCCATAGGTGTTGCAAGTTCCATGTGTTTAGCAACGCACGTTCTAAATTGGGGAGGTAG
- the LOC109736466 gene encoding beta-1,2-xylosyltransferease XAX1 isoform X1, protein MASTAYARGSKPPAGPGERRQPRLAKELSRIEPKKLGIGLVAGCCLALLTYISFARLFAIYSPVFESTSMVMKNAPPASTAVPSMEEAVPVQKKIEVEGGEDLAGGATEPKEPGFPEETKIEEKEEEIPAETKSTQKEETAVTKPEDGGDKTEEAKAKITCDENAVDEGFPYARPSVCELTGDVRVSPKEKTMFFVNPSGAGPLDDNGEKKIRPYARKDTFLLPGVVEVTIKSVASPVSAPACARRHDVPAVVFSTAGYTDNFFHDNTDVMIPLFLSTAHFAGEVQLLITNYKPWWVAKFAPLLKKLSNYEVINFEKEEEVHCFPGGQLGLYRDRDLIIGPHPTRNPRNLTMVDYNRFLRRAFGLPRDAPAVLGEKMAVRPKMLMIERKGTRKLLNLRAVQALCEELGFEVTVAEAGADVRAFAETVNAADVLLAVHGAGLTNQIFLPTGAVLVQIVPWGKMDWMATNFYGQPARDMQLRYVEYYVSEEETTLKDKYSRDHYVFKNPMQIHAGGWPALAEIVMKQDVMVNVTRFKPFLLKALDQLQD, encoded by the exons ATGGCGTCCACGGCGTACGCGCGCGGGTCCaagccgccggccggccccggcGAGCGGAGGCAGCCGCGGCTGGCCAAGGAGCTGAGCAGGATCGAGCCTAAGAAGCTCGGGATTGGGCTCGTCGCCGGCTGCTGCCTCGCCCTCCTCACCTACATCTCCTTCGCCCGCCTCTTCGCCATCTACTCGCCGGTCTTCG AGAGCACGTCCATGGTGATGAAGAACGCGCCGCCTGCGTCGACGGCGGTGCCCAGTATGGAGGAGGCCGTGCCGGTCCAGAAGAAGATCGAAGTCGAGGGCGGGGAAGATCTCGCTGGAGGCGCCACGGAGCCGAAAGAGCCCGGCTTTCCAGAAGAAACAAAGATCGAAGAAAAGGAGGAGGAGATCCCAGCGGAGACAAAAAGCACCCAAAAAGAGGAGACCGCCGTAACGAAGCCAG AAGATGGTGGCGATAAAACGGAAGAGGCCAAGGCCAAGATCACCTGCGACGAGAACGCCGTGGACGAGGGCTTCCCCTACGCGCGCCCCTCCGTGTGCGAGCTCACCGGCGACGTCCGTGTCAGCCCCAAGGAGAAGACCATGTTCTTCGTCAACCCGTCCGGCGCCGGCCCCTTGGACGACAACGGGGAGAAGAAGATCCGCCCCTACGCCCGCAAGGACACCTTCCTGCTCCCGGGCGTCGTGGAGGTCACCATCAAGTCCGTCGCGTCGCCCGTGTCCGCGCCCGCGTGCGCCCGCCGCCACGACGTCCCCGCGGTGGTCTTCTCCACGGCCGGCTACACCGACAACTTCTTCCACGACAACACGGACGTCATGATCCCGCTCTTCCTCTCCACGGCGCACTTCGCCGGCGAGGTGCAGCTCCTCATCACCAACTACAAGCCGTGGTGGGTGGCCAAGTTCGCGCCGCTGCTCAAGAAGCTGTCCAACTACGAGGTGATCAACttcgagaaggaggaggaggtgcacTGCTTCCCCGGCGGGCAGCTCGGGCTGTACCGCGACCGCGACCTCATCATCGGCCCGCACCCGACCCGCAACCCGCGCAACCTCACCATGGTGGACTACAAccggttcctccgccgcgccttCGGCCTGCCGCGGGACGCCCCCGCGGTGCTCGGCGAGAAGATGGCCGTCAGGCCCAAGATGCTCATGATCGAGCGCAAGGGCACGCGCAAGCTGCTCAACCTGCGCGCCGTCCAGGCCCTCTGCGAGGAGCTCGGGTTCGAGGTGACCGTGGCGGAGGCCGGCGCGGACGTGCGCGCCTTCGCCGAGACGGTGAACGCCGCCGACGTGCTCCTGGCGGTGCACGGCGCCGGGCTGACCAACCAGATCTTCCTGCCCACGGGCGCCGTGCTGGTGCAGATCGTGCCGTGGGGCAAGATGGACTGGATGGCCACAAACTTCTACGGCCAGCCGGCGCGCGACATGCAGCTCCGGTACGTCGAGTACTACGTGTCCGAGGAGGAGACGACGCTCAAGGACAAGTACTCCCGCGACCACTACGTGTTCAAGAACCCCATGCAGATCCACGCGGGGGGATGGCCGGCGCTCGCGGAGATCGTCATGAAGCAGGATGTCATGGTGAATGTCACCAGATTCAAGCCGTTCCTCCTCAAGGCGCTCGACCAGCTGCAGGATTGA
- the LOC109736466 gene encoding beta-1,2-xylosyltransferease XAX1 isoform X2 encodes MASTAYARGSKPPAGPGERRQPRLAKELSRIEPKKLGIGLVAGCCLALLTYISFARLFAIYSPVFESTSMVMKNAPPASTAVPSMEEAVPVQKKIEVEGGEDLAGGATEPKEPGFPEETKIEEKEEEIPAETKSTQKEETAVTKPDGGDKTEEAKAKITCDENAVDEGFPYARPSVCELTGDVRVSPKEKTMFFVNPSGAGPLDDNGEKKIRPYARKDTFLLPGVVEVTIKSVASPVSAPACARRHDVPAVVFSTAGYTDNFFHDNTDVMIPLFLSTAHFAGEVQLLITNYKPWWVAKFAPLLKKLSNYEVINFEKEEEVHCFPGGQLGLYRDRDLIIGPHPTRNPRNLTMVDYNRFLRRAFGLPRDAPAVLGEKMAVRPKMLMIERKGTRKLLNLRAVQALCEELGFEVTVAEAGADVRAFAETVNAADVLLAVHGAGLTNQIFLPTGAVLVQIVPWGKMDWMATNFYGQPARDMQLRYVEYYVSEEETTLKDKYSRDHYVFKNPMQIHAGGWPALAEIVMKQDVMVNVTRFKPFLLKALDQLQD; translated from the exons ATGGCGTCCACGGCGTACGCGCGCGGGTCCaagccgccggccggccccggcGAGCGGAGGCAGCCGCGGCTGGCCAAGGAGCTGAGCAGGATCGAGCCTAAGAAGCTCGGGATTGGGCTCGTCGCCGGCTGCTGCCTCGCCCTCCTCACCTACATCTCCTTCGCCCGCCTCTTCGCCATCTACTCGCCGGTCTTCG AGAGCACGTCCATGGTGATGAAGAACGCGCCGCCTGCGTCGACGGCGGTGCCCAGTATGGAGGAGGCCGTGCCGGTCCAGAAGAAGATCGAAGTCGAGGGCGGGGAAGATCTCGCTGGAGGCGCCACGGAGCCGAAAGAGCCCGGCTTTCCAGAAGAAACAAAGATCGAAGAAAAGGAGGAGGAGATCCCAGCGGAGACAAAAAGCACCCAAAAAGAGGAGACCGCCGTAACGAAGCCAG ATGGTGGCGATAAAACGGAAGAGGCCAAGGCCAAGATCACCTGCGACGAGAACGCCGTGGACGAGGGCTTCCCCTACGCGCGCCCCTCCGTGTGCGAGCTCACCGGCGACGTCCGTGTCAGCCCCAAGGAGAAGACCATGTTCTTCGTCAACCCGTCCGGCGCCGGCCCCTTGGACGACAACGGGGAGAAGAAGATCCGCCCCTACGCCCGCAAGGACACCTTCCTGCTCCCGGGCGTCGTGGAGGTCACCATCAAGTCCGTCGCGTCGCCCGTGTCCGCGCCCGCGTGCGCCCGCCGCCACGACGTCCCCGCGGTGGTCTTCTCCACGGCCGGCTACACCGACAACTTCTTCCACGACAACACGGACGTCATGATCCCGCTCTTCCTCTCCACGGCGCACTTCGCCGGCGAGGTGCAGCTCCTCATCACCAACTACAAGCCGTGGTGGGTGGCCAAGTTCGCGCCGCTGCTCAAGAAGCTGTCCAACTACGAGGTGATCAACttcgagaaggaggaggaggtgcacTGCTTCCCCGGCGGGCAGCTCGGGCTGTACCGCGACCGCGACCTCATCATCGGCCCGCACCCGACCCGCAACCCGCGCAACCTCACCATGGTGGACTACAAccggttcctccgccgcgccttCGGCCTGCCGCGGGACGCCCCCGCGGTGCTCGGCGAGAAGATGGCCGTCAGGCCCAAGATGCTCATGATCGAGCGCAAGGGCACGCGCAAGCTGCTCAACCTGCGCGCCGTCCAGGCCCTCTGCGAGGAGCTCGGGTTCGAGGTGACCGTGGCGGAGGCCGGCGCGGACGTGCGCGCCTTCGCCGAGACGGTGAACGCCGCCGACGTGCTCCTGGCGGTGCACGGCGCCGGGCTGACCAACCAGATCTTCCTGCCCACGGGCGCCGTGCTGGTGCAGATCGTGCCGTGGGGCAAGATGGACTGGATGGCCACAAACTTCTACGGCCAGCCGGCGCGCGACATGCAGCTCCGGTACGTCGAGTACTACGTGTCCGAGGAGGAGACGACGCTCAAGGACAAGTACTCCCGCGACCACTACGTGTTCAAGAACCCCATGCAGATCCACGCGGGGGGATGGCCGGCGCTCGCGGAGATCGTCATGAAGCAGGATGTCATGGTGAATGTCACCAGATTCAAGCCGTTCCTCCTCAAGGCGCTCGACCAGCTGCAGGATTGA